Part of the Uloborus diversus isolate 005 chromosome 9, Udiv.v.3.1, whole genome shotgun sequence genome is shown below.
aaaaatggaaaaagaatttAGTATATTACCTTGTgcagaacacaaaaaaaaaaaaaaaaaagaatcgcaaTAGAATTTCAAATGACAtaaaggaaaaagttataaaattctaTGAagatgatgaataaagcagaataTATCCAGGtaagaaagactttaaatctaTCAGGAATGAGTATTCAAGAGTAAAAGAGCAGAAACAAAAGCGTCTCATTTTGTGTAATCTTAATGAGTTGTTCAAAGCATTCAAACTAAAACACCCAGAAGTTAAAATAGgttgttcaaaattttgtgaattgCGCCCACAATGGTGTATTTCAGTAGGTGGCTCAGGAACTCACACTGTCTGTGTATGTTCTATAAATCAAAACATGAAGTTAATGATGAGTGGATCATTTTAAAACTGTCTTACAGAAATCTGTTGCAGAGGATGACACGTAACATAAATAACGAAGAATGTATGTTTGGTACTTGTTTGAACTGTCCTGGTTTAGAAGCAGTAAAgctgtttttagaagaaaataaggATAATCTGGAATCGGAAATTAGATGTAAGCAGTGGATGATTTCTGATAACAAATGCACTTTAATTACTGTTGAGCAAACTTATCACGAGTTTATTGATAATTTAGTagaaaaattgttagttttaaaagAACACCATTTTATCACTGTTTCACgagcatcttttttaaaaaagaagaaacaaactcTTCAACCCAATAAATGTTTAATACTtggagatttttctgaaaatttcacttttgtcGTGCAAGATGAAATACAGAGTTATCATTGGGTAAATTCACAAGCTGCCTTACACCCTTTGgtaatttattacaaagatagaaaaaatgaattacaaaCCAACAGCTTTTGCGTAATAAGTGACTATTTGTGCCGCACTACAGTTGCAGtttatgcttttcaaaaagaAGTACTACAAATTGTAAAATCTGACATTCCTAACTTGGagaaagtttattattttacagaTGGAGCTAGCGCACactacaaaaatagaaagaactttgtaAATTTATGTCATCAAGAAGAAGATTTCAATTTGaaagctgaatggcatttctatgcaaccTCACACGGTAAAGGACCATGTGACGGGATCGGAGGAACAGTGAAAAGAGTTGTTACAAAAGCCAGCTTGCAAAGACCTACTGGAAGTCATATTTTAACTCCTTTggaaatgtataactttttactTCAGCTATTACAGGCATTAAATTTATCTACGTAAGCACTAAGAAAGCtgatttaactgaaaaaatactCCAAGAAAGATTTGACTCAGCAAATTAGTGaagtggatcgggtaaatactcAGCGGgtgggtaaatattttttgggtatttactcgGATATTTACCCAACTACTTTACAAGAAactgcaaaaagtgaatgggattttttttaaaaatctaaatatgaaataggTGGCAAAACTGATAcgcatatgtattacacagtttataatattttttattgaaagacttgatgaaattatgaaagaaacatatcgtgaaccaaagaatctttgtTTTCAATGTCACAATTGgagaaaatgtttgtttttttttttttgtaatcagttAAGCTTCTTacttttgtagaatggctttttatgtCTGAAATTTGGCCATCAACATTGATTAAGCATATctaacacatttaatgtgaatatcatattagattgctaagttgtttcacacaataattctttaaatatgtgatcaaaatacaatttttcggcaaaaatttattgttttgtatatggttggttacaGAAGGTGTATTCCGAAAGTAATGCAATGGTTTTTTCCAGGCCGCTTTTATTGGTCGGAGTATAATCAAACTACTTGGTTTAGGCGAGGGGACCCTAAGTTTTTCTGGAAAACCAGCCTCATGGTTCCCCGAGCTGTGGAAGTGGCCAGACATAAGTTAATGTTACCCTCTGCGCATCGACCGTGTCACGGGAAAAATGGTACACGattaagttttgttgcttaaGCAACAAAATCTCTTGAGGAGACTAACAAAATGATTTGTGAGGCTTACAAGGGCTTTTCTCTGTCCTATTAACAAGTTTTGAGGTGGTTAAAGACCTCTAAAGAGGGCCGGGAAGAGGTTCAAGTTGAACAACGCTCTGAGTGGCCGTCAACCAGCAAAACTGACAACAATGTGGCTCGTGTTCCTCTATTGTTGGACTTTGACCCTCAATTGACTATCAAGAtgattgcaaatgaactgaacatgtcATCTACTGCTGTGCTCCGCATTACTCAAGATTTAGTGATGAGAAAAGTGTGAGGCAAGTTCGTGCTGAAGCACCTTGCCATAACGAGCTGCAAATCCGCGAGTTCCTGGCTAAACAGCCGGTGAAAACACTGTCCCAGCCCCCATAGCCCTCCTGACGTCTCCCCGGCAGACTTCTTTTTGTTAACTCGGATTATGGCAGGCCtgaaatgaacccatttttcatccCTAAATGCAATCGGTTGATCCAATCAGTCATGATGATTGATCTAATTTTCTATAtttgaaatatgatttttagtttttgtattaTATAGAGTATAATATACATAATTTCAGGATGGTGTAAtgctgttttcataatttttcttcatgttttaggGATGAGTTATTTGGACAAATAAcacaattttgaacagtttaaaattttagaaagaatttCCAATTGTTTGATACTGtgacataaaaaatgtttcactgtttttgtataaataaagctaaaaaatgatcagtaattttcattttaatcaaatattttaactcagaaaatgatttgattattttttttaaagcaaaaaatgtttttgttcttcttcattaaaatataattaaagtaGTCTTGCAATACTTTAGAGTCCCCATTTATGGATAAAAAACACGCCGCAATTAACTAATTCAATGATTTAGTGCTCCCTTTCAAAATGAGTTAACTGGATAAATAACACAATTTCGAACAACTGTATCTTTTtaacaaaccaaatacacaaaacaatacataTAACGTGCATAGTActagaatggaatattcaattggctgaaaaattgtatttttaatttcatccccttttggtttacaggggtctaaaaatgtcatttttctcaattttctgatctttgactggctgtaatttgtaaagggtaagcaaacacacaattacagctatattttctcattagtgtgactccagtgattactttttgccatatttcactttgtgtttttatcccctaagtgAGTTATAAccttttgaaatgagtaaaaattttacttttgaccttgaactttggcctgctgccattattttaattattaagttacaactacataactcagtgtgtggggccgtggtagcccgatctttagagtgtcggatttggggccggagggtcctgagttcgaacctcgatggtcgaagacccaccgtcgtcattaaaggggactgggcgacgttaaatatgctcgtggtctcaatgtcctccaagtgaaacgataccttcGGGGGTGCTAGcatcaggtagctattagctcctcgactagttctaaattctcataaactgttcgatccggtgatggtgctgccatctatcggtatataaaataatggaggcaaggcacttagtatgcagtcctcgacataaatacagttgtagtcagttgtgattcTGAATAGGAACTCAGTGTGTGAGATTACTAttttatgtactttaacatcaaaatgtaaaatgttctgccatgattgttattcaattagatttgggccaaaatgcaaaggtctaaaagtcctaTTTTTGATTAccaaaatgacttttgatgacctctaaaaaatcaagggttaaggttagaggaaaaataaaagtggttttaaacatcattcatatgcatcttttttgggatatgagtttcaaaaaaattaaaaatggttcagCGCATTTATCCGATCGCattcatccgttgaatctgtatggaatgaccatTATGTaggtatttttttagaatttattgcTTCTTATGCAAGGTTATACACAGTAggttaaaaacctattttgaaatattttctgtgttgaatcatattaaactcaacaaaaaatttataagaaaacgttttatatatCCTCAAAACATTTACAGTTCAGAAATACTTAATtactttaaataagaaaaaacagttcaaaaaagagGTTGCAGTGTGAaacattttgttaaaacaaagaaaaaatgcatttattattattattattttttttttcagaacatttcTTGTCAGTTTATAAAACTGTATGCTCACCCAATAAATTAAGTagctttatttgaatttattgtaGTTTTCTGTTTTAGGAATTTTTATCACATCATATTTAATCATATAAATATATCACATCACATTTTACAATATTTGTGCAGCAAATGATATATAACAAAACATATTGTTGCTTATGCAAAATATtgttgttcttttttaaaattcatagctTCATAAAGATTTAAACCTGGAGAAGAACAAAATGAAGCAGAGAACAGAGTGCAACTTGTTACACCTGCATTACTTGTTGCTGTTATTGTTTTGCTGCTAGACTTTAATTTTCGCATAACTGGTGCTTTTACAGTTTTAATTGAGTTACTTTTATCATTTTGGTTTTGAGGagttgttttcttaatttttttctgcttttgattttttgagcaattttttctttttttctttggcaaaggTACAGCAGTTCTTTTTGCATTTAAGGTTTTCCGTTTGGACGATCGCAATTTACCTACGTACCCCATTTCATCGCAGCTTAAGACATCTGGCGATATAGCAAACACTTCCTTTTCCCCACTTTTTACCTGTGTTTTGGCCAATGATTCTTTGCTAATGTTCAAATTAGATGCATTTTGTCCTCTACtggtatttaagtttttctttagaATGAATTTTGCACCATAATTGAATGGGTTGCAAGTACTAGatttctgtaatttattttctaacaTTTTAGAGAACATGGGTGAATCTTCAGGCACGATTCCATAATGTGAAAAATTTCTGGCACGTTCTCCAAGATGATTTGAGGAattcatcaaatatttttctgaatttaatcCATAATTGTCTCTACAGCCATCTTCAAAATTGGGTTTTGATATGGAAGAAGCATAATTTGTGGATACAAAGCATGGGGAATCAGCAATTGCAATATTCTGCCTAGATAATAACTTTTTATGTCGCCAATAATCATCATTTCTCTGAAAGAAAGAAGGTCcaatcaaaaaaaagttttttttttttttttttttttgactaaaactaAATATTAATACCATATTAgtttcagttcaaaaataaaaaaacatatctttGATCATACAAGAGTCTGGTaaccaaaatctatttttaagcacattttaaatactttcttttgCAAACCAAAATCCTCTCAGtaaaccaaaattatttttttcctgtaacTCTCGACTTGGTGTAAAATGTTCACCTCTAGTTCATGCACTTTTCCTGAAATCAATTGCTCACACAAAAGTCAGATACTGCCCTGCGATTGGAAGGATGTCATACTGCACCAAAGTCCCCCTCCCCACCCTAATTGATGCTACTGGGTTTGAtagattaaataatttaaaataaggtGAAAATTCAGAAAGgacattctaaaaattttattaactctTTAATCCATTTGGATGTCACCCTGCCCCTATTGATTATGCCCTGCCCAAATGCCTCACCCCTTCAGCCTTCAGTGATGCTACTGGCTTTGATAAATTacttattatttgaaatattgtGTAAAAGTTCAGAaagatttatttcagaaatttttatatttttcataaaataaaaaacacattttgcgGATCATCCATCTGCCCTCTCCCCCCCATGCTACTGCCAGAACACATTACTCTTTTTTAAtgctttgtttcaatttttttttcaaactctctTTCAACAGCAGCTTTGCTGTGAGAAAGCGAACTATATTATGTATGAATTAACTATTTTACATACAATCCCATAGAAAGCAAACAAATTGcaggaaaaaataacaagaaatcacaaaaatgacaaaaaaaaaaaggaaaatcacgTATTCAAGAAAAAATCTCAGGTCTGTATTTATAACTGTAGTTTAGTAATTTTATAGCTTTTGCACATCTTGcagaaaactaaatttaaattattaaatataagcTATAAAGCTATATAACACATTGAAACAAACCTGTTTTTCCTCATTAGatatagaaataaaatttcttaaagcaCTGAACTTTCCATCCAGATTCTCTTCTAGATTATCCCTTAAACCTCTCATTGAGTTGTGGATTTTAAGGCCTATATCTGTAACCATATTCTTTGTATACCTGAAAGACATGTTACAAAAACTTTTCTAAATCAAAATCATAGCGTACTttgaaaaaacatacaaaaacaattttaggatGTATGTAAAAAGCATAAATGAGTGGAAAGTGGAAGTTGTGTTTTGCTGGCATCATTCAGGCTCAGGGATCGTACTTAATAAAAAGCCTGTGTTCTGATTTAATATGGATTTTGGCAGAGGCAATATGTTTCCCTTTTGAAATATTTCCAATGTGAATAAAAATTCTagcaaatactttctttttaaaaatagttattttaaaagtaaagacATATCATTCAATTTGTAATTTTGTATGGTTGAAGTTTTAGGATCAACATAAAAATTTCGTCAACGATGTACAGTTAAACTCACTCATAATGAGCCCTGCTTTAGAGAGAACCCAAATTTAGCCaggaaatcagaaagatttggttggtacaatgttaagtccaTGTTGGGGGCATAACTTGCTTTTAACAAACAAATTCTGCTTAAAGCAGTAATATACAGAAGGAGACCCATTTTGGAAATCCGAGACCCGAAACGTTTtcctcaaatatttaaaaattataataattttttttcttgaaagttttataagtttaaaattgttaacATTTGACAATTACTAGTTGAAAACACAGTGTACCTAgagttcagcttttttttttttaaaaaaaaccttttttgacgCTACATAAATAAGCATTTTGCTATCAATGTGCCGCAATCTTTTAATATCCACTTTCGGTTAATGATAATTCTCTCTTCCTTCTCATAAGTATGCAATACAAAGCCTATTGAACAT
Proteins encoded:
- the LOC129229421 gene encoding uncharacterized protein LOC129229421 isoform X1; translated protein: MYPYLAKSQDLYSTNPMDHFLGPESQKRNNAESGFSSGFTYNQSGSSKDVFSFSNSTDVFSQRSKDEPDSQVHGKGTKFQNYISQNLILGSLNTPRSVLSNRSKCDYSDPFSARAKKVPEASPVDSNGEIIKEIRNVGENLQKNSQKSESCMLSMQNIMEEVKIISKDLKIVKETQAKLFRKIEENHEDYEKNIEILSSKISENAQYLKQLKLQAEKYDEQQNFCKKVFKDIEDEQKHFEKYTKNMVTDIGLKIHNSMRGLRDNLEENLDGKFSALRNFISISNEEKQRNDDYWRHKKLLSRQNIAIADSPCFVSTNYASSISKPNFEDGCRDNYGLNSEKYLMNSSNHLGERARNFSHYGIVPEDSPMFSKMLENKLQKSSTCNPFNYGAKFILKKNLNTSRGQNASNLNISKESLAKTQVKSGEKEVFAISPDVLSCDEMGYVGKLRSSKRKTLNAKRTAVPLPKKKRKNCSKNQKQKKIKKTTPQNQNDKSNSIKTVKAPVMRKLKSSSKTITATSNAGVTSCTLFSASFCSSPGLNLYEAMNFKKEQQYFA
- the LOC129229421 gene encoding uncharacterized protein LOC129229421 isoform X2, with the protein product MQNLVSVLASLTIKVEAQKMSFLFQILLMYLAKGQRMSQIRKFINVGENLQKNSQKSESCMLSMQNIMEEVKIISKDLKIVKETQAKLFRKIEENHEDYEKNIEILSSKISENAQYLKQLKLQAEKYDEQQNFCKKVFKDIEDEQKHFEKYTKNMVTDIGLKIHNSMRGLRDNLEENLDGKFSALRNFISISNEEKQRNDDYWRHKKLLSRQNIAIADSPCFVSTNYASSISKPNFEDGCRDNYGLNSEKYLMNSSNHLGERARNFSHYGIVPEDSPMFSKMLENKLQKSSTCNPFNYGAKFILKKNLNTSRGQNASNLNISKESLAKTQVKSGEKEVFAISPDVLSCDEMGYVGKLRSSKRKTLNAKRTAVPLPKKKRKNCSKNQKQKKIKKTTPQNQNDKSNSIKTVKAPVMRKLKSSSKTITATSNAGVTSCTLFSASFCSSPGLNLYEAMNFKKEQQYFA